A window from Nycticebus coucang isolate mNycCou1 chromosome X, mNycCou1.pri, whole genome shotgun sequence encodes these proteins:
- the LOC128577057 gene encoding LOW QUALITY PROTEIN: heat shock protein 105 kDa-like (The sequence of the model RefSeq protein was modified relative to this genomic sequence to represent the inferred CDS: substituted 1 base at 1 genomic stop codon): MLGEEGSGSGTFRGQWRRRSVISFGSKNRTIGVAAKNQHITHANNTVSNFKRFHGRAFNDPFIQKEKENLSYDLVSLKNGGVGIKVTYMDEEHLFSVEQITAMLLTKLKETAENNLKKPVTDCVISVPSFFTDAERRSVLDAAQIVGLNCLRLMNDMTAVALNYGIYKQDLPSLDDNLRIVVFVDMGHSAFQVSACGFNKGKLKMLGTAFDPFLGGKNFDEKLVEYFCAEFKTKYKLDAKSKIRALLCLYQECEKLKKLMSSNSSDLPLNIECFMNDKDFSGKMNRXQFEELCAELLQKIEVPLHSLMEQIQLRVEDVSAVEIVGGATRIPAVKERIAKFFGKDTSTTLNADEAVARGCALQCAILSPAFKVREFSVTDAVPFSISLIWNHDSEDTEGVHEVFSRNHPAPFSKVLTFLRRGPFELEAFYSDPQGVPYPEAKIGRFVVQNVSAQKDGEKSRVKVKVRVNTHGIFTISTASMVEKVPAEENEGPSVEADMECLNQRPPENSDTDKNVQQDNSEAGTQPQVQTDGQQTSQSPPSPELTSEENKIPDADKANEKKVDQPPEAKKPKIKVVNVELPIEANLVWQLGKDLLNMYIETEGKMIMQDKLEKERNDAKNAVEEYVYEFRDKLCGPYEKFMCEQDHQNFLRLLTETEDWLYEEGEDQAKQAYVDKLEQLMKIGTPVKVRFQEAEERPKMFEELGQRLQHYAKIAADFRNKDEKYNHIDESEMKKVEKFVNEVMEWMNNVMNAQAKKSLHQDPVVRAQEIKAKIKELNNTCEPVVTQPKPKIESPKLERTPNGPDIDGKEEDLEGKNNFGAEPPHQNGECYPNEKNSVNMELD, encoded by the coding sequence atgctgggagAAGAAGGAAGCGGAAGTGGCACATTCAGGGGCCAGTGGAGGCGCCGATCAGTTATATCATTTGGatcaaaaaatagaacaattggAGTTGCAGCCAAAAATCAGCATATAACTCATGCAAACAATACGGTGTCTAACTTCAAGAGATTTCATGGCCGAGCATTCAATGACCCCTTCAttcaaaaagagaaggaaaacttaAGTTATGATTTGGTTTCATTGAAGAATGGTGGAGTTGGAATAAAGGTAACGTACATGGATGAGGAACACCTGTTCAGTGTGGAGCAGATAACAGCCATGTTGTTGACTAAGctgaaggaaactgctgaaaaCAACCTCAAGAAACCAGTAACAGATTGTGTTATTTCAGTTCCCTCCTTCTTTACAGATGCTGAGAGGCGGTCTGTATTAGATGCTGCACAGATTGTTGGCTTAAACTGTTTAAGACTTATGAATGACATGACAGCTGTTGCTTTGAACTACGGAATTTACAAGCAAGATCTCCCAAGCCTGGATGACAACCTTCGGATAGTAGTTTTTGTTGATATGGGACACTCAGCTTTTCAAGTGTCTGCCTGTGGTTTTAACAAGGGAAAATTAAAGATGCTGGGAACAGCTTTTGATCCTTTCTTAGGAGGAAAAAACTTTGATGAAAAATTAGTGGAATATTTTTGTGCAGAGTTTAAAACTAAGTACAAGTTGGATGCAAAATCCAAAATACGAGCACTCCTTTGTCTGTATCAAGaatgtgaaaaactgaaaaagcTAATGAGCTCTAACAGTTCGGACCTACCACTGAAtattgaatgcttcatgaatgaCAAAGATTTTTCAGGAAAGATGAACAGGTGACAGTTTGAAGAACTTTGTGCTGAACTTCTGCAAAAGATAGAAGTACCCCTTCATTCATTAATGGAACAGATTCAGCTCAGAGTAGAAGATGTGAGTGCTGTTGAGATAGTGGGAGGCGCTACTCGAATTCCAGCTGTGAAAGAAAGAATTGCCAAGTTCTTTGGAAAAGATACCAGCACAACACTCAATGCAGATGAAGCGGTAGCCCGAGGCTGTGCTTTGCAGTGTGCAATCCTTTCTCCGGCATTTAAAGTGAGAGAATTTTCTGTCACGGATGCAGTTCCTTTTTCAATCTCTCTGATTTGGAACCATGATTCAGAAGATACTGAAGGAGTTCATGAAGTATTTAGTCGGAACCATCCTGCTCCTTTCTCCAAAGTTCTCACTTTCTTGAGAAGGGGGCCTTTTGAGTTAGAAGCTTTCTATTCTGATCCTCAAGGCGTTCCATACCCAGAAGCTAAAATAGGCCGTTTTGTAGTTCAGAATGTTTctgcacagaaagatggagaaaaatcCAGGGTGAAAGTCAAGGTGCGAGTCAACACCCATGGCATCTTCACCATCTCCACAGCATCCATGGTGGAGAAGGTGCCAGCTGAGGAGAATGAAGGGCCTTCTGTGGAAGCAGACATGGAGTGTCTGAATCAGAGGCCACCAGAAAACTCAGACACTGATAAAAATGTCCAGCAAGACAACAGTGAAGCTGGAACACAGCCCCAGGTACAAACTGATGGTCAACAAACCTCACAGTCACCCCCTTCACCTGAACTTacctcagaagaaaacaaaatcccaGATGCTgacaaagcaaatgaaaaaaaagttgaCCAGCCTCCAGAAGctaaaaaacccaaaataaaggTGGTGAATGTTGAGCTACCTATTGAAGCCAACTTGGTCTGGCAGTTAGGGAAAGACCTGCTTAACATGTATATTGAGACAGAGGGTAAGATGATAATGCAAgataaattggaaaaagaaaggaatgatgcTAAAAATGCAGTGGAGGAATATGTGTATGAGTTCAGAGACAAGCTTTGTGGACCATATGAGAAGTTCATGTGTGAACAGGATCATCAGAATTTTCTGAGACTCCTCACAGAGACTGAAGACTGGCTCTATGAAGAAGGAGAAGACCAAGCTAAACAAGCTTATGTGGACAAGTTGGAGCAGTTAATGAAAATTGGCACCCCAGTTAAAGTTCGATTTCAAGAAGCTGAAGAACGGCCAAAAATGTTTGAAGAACTAGGACAGAGGCTACAGCACTATGCCAAGATAGCAGCTGACTTCAGAAATAAGGATGAGAAATACAACCATATTGATGAGTCTGAAATGAAAAAAGTTGAGAAATTTGTGAATGAAGTGATGGAGTGGATGAATAATGTCATGAATGCTCAGGCTAAAAAGAGTCTCCATCAGGATCCAGTTGTGCGTGCTCaggaaattaaagcaaaaatcaAGGAATTGAACAACACTTGTGAACCTGTTGTAACACAGCCCAAACCAAAAATTGAGTCGCCCAAACTGGAAAGAACTCCAAATGGCCCAGATATTGATGGAAAGGAAGAAGATTTAGAaggcaaaaataattttggtgCCGAACCTCCACATCAGAATGGTGAATGCTACCCTAATGAGAAGAATTCTGTTAATATGGAGTTGgactaa